One part of the Nostoc sp. PCC 7120 = FACHB-418 genome encodes these proteins:
- a CDS encoding ABA4-like family protein, with the protein MNITQLFNIANVFVLPFWALMILLPNWKVTRRVMESYLIFLPLAGAYLYLFITSITPENAQALSNPQLADIARFFADETAAATGWIHFLVMDLFVGRWIYWEGQKTGIWTIHSLTLCLFAGPLGVLSHIFTYWITKAISPKLSSSDTAKSPEQAAS; encoded by the coding sequence ATGAACATCACTCAACTATTTAACATCGCTAATGTTTTCGTCTTACCATTTTGGGCGTTAATGATTCTTCTCCCCAACTGGAAAGTCACACGGCGAGTAATGGAATCATATCTAATCTTTTTGCCCTTAGCTGGAGCCTATCTATATCTATTTATCACCAGCATTACTCCAGAAAATGCCCAAGCTTTATCTAATCCCCAATTAGCAGATATCGCTCGTTTCTTTGCTGACGAAACAGCAGCCGCAACTGGTTGGATTCATTTTTTAGTGATGGATTTATTTGTCGGTCGCTGGATATATTGGGAAGGGCAGAAAACGGGAATTTGGACAATTCATTCCCTCACACTTTGTTTATTTGCTGGGCCTTTGGGAGTTTTATCCCATATTTTTACTTATTGGATTACTAAAGCAATTTCTCCCAAATTATCAAGTAGCGATACCGCTAAATCACCAGAACAAGCTGCTTCCTAA
- the cobW gene encoding cobalamin biosynthesis protein CobW, with protein MAQKIPVTVITGFLGSGKTSLIRHLLQNNAGRRIAVLVNEFGELGIDGDLLKSCQVCPEDEDGGSNIFELTNGCLCCTVQEEFLPTMQELLKRRDSIDCIVIETSGLALPKPLVKAFRWQEIRNAATVDAVVTVVDCAAVASGTFASDLEAIAIQRQADDSLEHETPLQELFEDQLACADLVVLSKTDLVDAATKSQVEELVKQELPRVVKMVESDRGQLDPSILLGFQAAVEDNLDSRPSHHDTEEDHDHDDDITSTHLILDRDFDPEKLQQQLQTLTNQQEIYRIKGFVAVPNKPMRLVMQGVGNRFDKFYDRPWQPQEARQTRLVFIGRDLNSTEIESQLVAL; from the coding sequence ATGGCTCAAAAAATTCCCGTCACCGTAATTACAGGCTTTTTAGGTAGTGGTAAAACCAGCCTCATTCGCCACCTACTGCAAAATAACGCCGGCCGCCGCATAGCAGTTTTAGTCAACGAGTTTGGCGAACTAGGTATAGATGGCGACTTGTTAAAATCCTGTCAAGTTTGTCCCGAAGATGAGGACGGCGGGAGCAATATTTTTGAATTAACTAATGGCTGTCTATGCTGTACTGTCCAAGAAGAGTTTTTGCCGACGATGCAGGAATTACTCAAACGAAGAGATAGCATTGATTGTATTGTCATTGAAACCTCTGGTTTAGCCTTACCCAAACCATTGGTAAAAGCTTTTCGCTGGCAAGAAATCCGCAATGCTGCAACCGTGGATGCAGTTGTCACAGTGGTAGATTGTGCGGCTGTTGCATCAGGAACATTTGCCAGTGATTTAGAAGCGATCGCCATCCAACGCCAAGCTGATGATAGTCTAGAACACGAAACACCATTGCAAGAATTGTTTGAAGACCAGCTAGCTTGTGCAGATTTGGTAGTTTTAAGCAAAACTGATTTAGTTGATGCTGCAACAAAATCACAAGTCGAGGAATTAGTCAAGCAAGAACTCCCCAGAGTAGTGAAAATGGTGGAGAGCGATCGCGGTCAACTCGACCCATCTATACTATTAGGATTCCAAGCTGCCGTGGAAGACAACCTAGATAGTCGCCCCAGCCATCACGACACCGAAGAAGACCACGACCACGACGACGATATCACCTCAACTCACCTCATTTTAGACCGGGACTTTGACCCAGAAAAACTGCAACAACAACTGCAAACACTCACAAATCAACAAGAAATCTACCGCATTAAAGGCTTTGTCGCCGTTCCCAACAAACCCATGCGCCTAGTCATGCAAGGGGTAGGTAACAGATTTGATAAATTTTATGACCGCCCCTGGCAACCACAAGAAGCCAGACAAACTCGTTTAGTTTTCATCGGTCGTGATTTAAACTCAACAGAAATAGAATCACAATTGGTAGCTTTGTAA
- a CDS encoding YihY/virulence factor BrkB family protein, producing MNLKAIWQLFQEAFQEWNDDKASRLAAALAYYTVFSIAPLLIIVIAIAGAVFGEEAARGEIVQQIQGLVGRDGAEFIETAIQNVDRPKTGTIASLISIALLLLGATGVFIELQDSLNTIWEVQPKPGRGVKNIFRQRFLSFGMVLGIGFLLLVSLVISTVLSTLVNYFGGLLPGVDFLWQLVNFIISFAITTLLFALIFKVLPDVRITWNDVLVGAILTSILFSIGRFLLGQYLGNAGFGSAYGAAGSVVLILAWVYYTAQILFFGAEFTQVYARKYGRRIVPTRHAMPLNDTNSGNRHYRR from the coding sequence ATGAACTTAAAAGCGATTTGGCAACTTTTCCAAGAGGCGTTTCAAGAGTGGAATGATGATAAAGCCTCACGTTTAGCGGCTGCATTAGCTTACTATACGGTGTTTTCTATCGCACCTTTGTTGATTATTGTGATTGCGATCGCTGGTGCAGTATTTGGGGAAGAAGCTGCTAGGGGCGAAATTGTGCAGCAAATTCAAGGTTTAGTAGGTAGAGATGGGGCAGAATTTATTGAAACTGCTATTCAAAATGTAGATAGGCCAAAGACAGGTACGATAGCTTCTCTTATTAGTATTGCCCTTTTACTATTGGGTGCAACTGGTGTTTTTATCGAGTTACAGGACTCCCTCAACACCATTTGGGAAGTACAACCAAAACCAGGACGCGGTGTCAAAAACATTTTTCGTCAACGTTTTTTATCTTTTGGCATGGTTTTAGGTATTGGCTTTTTACTGTTAGTTTCTCTAGTAATTAGTACGGTATTATCAACGCTGGTTAATTATTTTGGTGGTTTACTACCGGGTGTAGATTTCCTTTGGCAATTGGTTAACTTTATTATTTCTTTTGCCATTACTACGTTACTGTTTGCATTAATTTTCAAGGTTTTGCCAGATGTCAGAATTACTTGGAATGATGTTTTAGTTGGCGCAATTCTTACCTCAATTTTATTTTCCATTGGTAGATTTCTATTAGGACAATATTTAGGTAATGCTGGTTTTGGTTCAGCCTATGGCGCGGCTGGTTCTGTGGTATTAATCTTGGCTTGGGTTTACTATACTGCCCAGATTCTCTTTTTCGGCGCTGAGTTTACCCAGGTTTATGCAAGAAAATATGGTAGACGCATTGTTCCAACTCGTCACGCTATGCCTTTAAATGATACGAATTCTGGAAATCGGCATTATAGACGGTAG
- a CDS encoding DUF421 domain-containing protein, with product MNWFSINWHAIFVPSISILELVIRGSLVYLALFSVLRLLPSRQMGTLGITDLLVVVLFAEAAQNAMASNYTSITEGAILVGTVIFWSYFLNWLGYKLPIVQRFLNPPPLLLVKNGKTIERHLQRELITEDELKSKLRQQGVEFLADVKLAYMEADGSISIITSESKLVARE from the coding sequence ATGAATTGGTTTTCTATAAATTGGCACGCAATTTTTGTACCTAGTATCAGTATTTTAGAGCTTGTAATCCGGGGATCATTAGTTTATTTAGCTCTTTTTTCTGTGCTACGCTTGCTGCCTAGTAGACAGATGGGAACTTTAGGAATTACGGATTTGCTCGTAGTTGTGCTATTTGCTGAAGCTGCTCAAAATGCTATGGCAAGTAACTATACATCAATTACTGAAGGGGCAATTCTCGTCGGAACCGTAATTTTTTGGAGCTATTTTCTTAACTGGTTAGGCTATAAGCTTCCTATCGTTCAACGCTTCTTAAATCCACCACCATTACTGTTAGTAAAAAATGGTAAGACGATTGAACGGCATTTACAACGAGAATTAATCACAGAAGATGAGTTGAAAAGCAAGTTACGTCAGCAAGGTGTAGAATTCTTAGCCGATGTCAAGTTGGCGTATATGGAAGCTGACGGTAGCATCAGTATTATTACATCGGAGTCAAAACTGGTGGCTAGGGAATAG
- the purB gene encoding adenylosuccinate lyase, whose translation MIERYTLPEMGNLWTDFYKLKTWLQVEIAVCEAQAELGYIPSAAVEEIKAKANFDPQRVLEIEAEVRHDVIAFLTNVNEYVGDAGRYIHLGLTSSDVLDTALALQLVASLDVLAQRLEDLIQVIRQKAREHRYTVMAGRSHGIHAEPITFGFKLAGWLAEVLRHQQRLTILRETIAVGKISGAVGTYANIEPRVEAIACQKLGLKPDTASTQVISRDIHADFVQQLALIAASIERFAVEIRNLQKTDVLEVEEFFSKGQKGSSAMPHKRNPIRSERLTGMARLVRSHAGAALEDVALWHERDISHSSVERVVLPDACILTHFMLIEITNLVENLLVYPENMTRNLNCYGGVVFSQKVLLALVDKGLSREEAYAIVQQNAHTAWNKPEGNFHDLIINDPRVTQHLSPVEIAVCFDPQQHLKHLDEVYHRLDI comes from the coding sequence TTGATAGAGCGTTATACTCTGCCCGAAATGGGCAACCTGTGGACTGACTTTTATAAACTAAAAACCTGGCTTCAGGTGGAAATTGCAGTCTGTGAAGCCCAAGCGGAATTGGGTTATATTCCATCTGCTGCTGTTGAGGAAATCAAGGCTAAGGCAAATTTTGATCCGCAACGGGTGTTGGAAATAGAGGCGGAAGTCCGTCACGATGTCATCGCCTTTTTGACTAATGTCAATGAGTATGTGGGTGATGCTGGACGTTACATTCACTTGGGCTTAACTAGCTCTGATGTACTAGATACAGCTTTAGCTTTACAACTGGTTGCTAGTTTGGATGTGTTGGCGCAACGTCTGGAAGATTTGATTCAGGTGATTCGCCAAAAGGCACGGGAACACCGGTATACGGTAATGGCTGGCCGATCGCATGGTATTCACGCTGAACCAATCACTTTTGGGTTTAAACTGGCTGGTTGGTTGGCGGAAGTGTTACGCCACCAACAACGGCTGACAATTTTGCGGGAAACGATCGCCGTGGGTAAGATTTCTGGCGCGGTGGGTACCTATGCCAATATTGAACCACGGGTGGAGGCGATCGCTTGTCAAAAACTCGGACTCAAACCCGATACAGCTTCTACACAAGTCATTTCCCGCGATATTCATGCTGATTTTGTGCAGCAATTAGCCCTCATCGCTGCTTCTATTGAACGCTTTGCTGTAGAAATTCGCAATCTACAAAAAACAGACGTTCTGGAAGTAGAGGAATTTTTCTCGAAGGGACAGAAAGGCTCTAGTGCAATGCCACACAAACGCAATCCCATCCGTTCGGAACGGCTGACGGGGATGGCGCGGTTAGTGAGGAGTCATGCCGGCGCAGCTTTAGAAGATGTCGCTTTGTGGCACGAACGGGACATTTCCCATAGTTCTGTGGAACGAGTGGTTCTGCCAGATGCCTGCATTTTGACCCATTTCATGCTGATAGAAATCACTAATTTGGTGGAAAATCTGTTAGTTTACCCAGAAAACATGACGCGGAATCTCAACTGCTATGGTGGCGTTGTATTCAGCCAAAAAGTTTTACTGGCATTGGTAGATAAGGGACTCAGCCGGGAAGAAGCCTATGCGATCGTGCAGCAAAATGCTCATACGGCATGGAATAAGCCGGAAGGCAATTTCCACGACTTGATCATTAACGATCCTCGTGTCACTCAACATTTGTCGCCCGTAGAAATTGCCGTGTGTTTTGACCCACAGCAACATCTCAAGCATTTGGATGAGGTTTATCATAGGTTGGATATTTAG
- a CDS encoding MgtC/SapB family protein: MLDNYYLEPDDFFKLIFRLFLALLIGAIIGIERELRRKPAGLRTHMLVSFGSAIFVVIPLQIISIQSHPEVVSRVIQGIAAGVGFLGAGEIVRESSQQSQRLEIHGLTSAAAIWVSSGLGIAAGCGLWQLSLVGAIITFAVLNIFKRLENS, from the coding sequence TTGCTAGATAACTACTACCTGGAACCAGACGATTTTTTCAAGCTGATCTTTCGGCTTTTCTTAGCTTTACTTATTGGAGCTATTATCGGCATAGAAAGAGAACTACGGCGTAAACCAGCAGGCTTGAGAACTCATATGTTAGTTAGCTTTGGGTCTGCCATATTTGTTGTTATACCTTTACAAATTATCTCTATACAATCACATCCAGAAGTGGTTAGCCGAGTAATTCAAGGTATTGCGGCTGGTGTGGGATTTCTCGGTGCTGGTGAAATTGTCCGTGAATCTTCACAACAATCACAACGTCTAGAAATTCATGGACTTACCTCGGCTGCGGCTATCTGGGTTTCCTCTGGGTTGGGAATTGCTGCTGGTTGTGGTTTATGGCAATTAAGTTTAGTAGGAGCCATCATAACTTTTGCGGTTTTAAATATTTTTAAGAGATTAGAAAATAGTTAA
- a CDS encoding putative PEP-binding protein: protein MDKLYWLDQIKLQDRAKVGDKAFYLSRIRQRGYPVVPGFVVSEEVLRLFLETLNSSESLVANLPNSSLHLDVANWRQLQQVAGRLRQEIIHATVPSQWVNTILTAAREWQTNFLIFRPSLTLATKTHRLGNTSGLLDAAFCYCNEDAIAHTLKHTWSQLFRARSLLYWQRIGVNLQEVNLAILVQPVQNAIASGLLIANSSGCKIQATWGLGLALSQGEIIPDTYQVQQETGIVLERHLGNKMFAYRLDSSELNDARLSRKEVFTLNHPCIGAYSVQESHQQQYALAEEYLQQVITLGHQLESELGNSFTIEWTIAEENSTPCLYITQVSTPQSAIPNLRFIKGAGAARGRVTANAYVVNDSQRKPEQLPKGVILVVPAITPDWLSLVEQAVGIVTVQGGVTSHAAILARELGIPAVVNVADATLLIPNGERLLIDGDRGEVYLLKADEATTVENPHQQPLTPPFHPVVSRQMPMIATQLLVNLSQPSLIEQVQNLPVDGVGLLRSELMLVPLLKGQHPNFWLLDGRKSELLEQWSEHIIQFARAFAPRPVFYRSLDWRSHELSANNSQSAPQSILGDRGTFSYVRNSDVFELELTAIANAQKAGYDNIHLLLPFVRSVGEFTFCRQKAEQFGLTQIPQFQLWMMAEVPSVLFLLPEYVKAGVAGISIGTNDLTQLLLGADREQSDITKVLNERHPAVMAAIAQLIQMSQTAGIPCSICGQAPAIYPEIIDQLVQWGITSISVEPEAVERTYQAIARAEHRLLLQAARRQVGERG from the coding sequence GTGGATAAACTCTACTGGCTTGACCAAATTAAATTACAAGACCGCGCTAAAGTAGGTGACAAAGCGTTCTATTTAAGTAGAATCAGGCAGCGTGGCTACCCGGTTGTTCCTGGTTTTGTAGTGTCTGAAGAAGTTTTGCGATTATTTCTAGAAACTCTCAACAGTTCAGAATCATTGGTCGCTAACTTACCTAATTCTTCCTTACACTTGGATGTAGCCAACTGGCGACAACTCCAGCAGGTGGCTGGGCGTTTACGTCAGGAAATTATTCATGCAACTGTACCATCACAGTGGGTGAATACAATTCTTACGGCCGCTAGGGAATGGCAAACAAACTTTTTAATTTTTCGCCCTAGTTTAACACTAGCAACAAAAACCCACAGGCTAGGAAACACCTCTGGATTATTGGATGCTGCTTTCTGTTACTGCAATGAAGACGCGATCGCTCACACACTCAAGCATACCTGGAGTCAACTTTTTCGCGCCAGAAGCTTGCTATATTGGCAGCGCATAGGAGTTAACCTCCAAGAAGTTAATCTAGCAATCTTAGTACAACCAGTACAAAATGCGATCGCCAGTGGTTTATTAATCGCTAACTCTTCAGGCTGTAAAATTCAAGCTACATGGGGATTAGGATTAGCCTTGTCTCAGGGCGAGATTATACCAGATACATACCAAGTTCAGCAGGAAACAGGTATTGTCTTAGAAAGACATCTGGGAAATAAAATGTTTGCTTATCGTCTAGATAGTTCAGAATTGAATGATGCCAGACTATCTAGAAAAGAGGTATTCACATTAAATCACCCTTGTATAGGCGCGTATTCAGTACAAGAGTCACACCAGCAACAATATGCTTTAGCCGAAGAATATCTACAACAAGTAATTACCTTAGGACATCAACTGGAAAGCGAACTAGGTAACAGTTTTACTATTGAATGGACAATTGCAGAGGAAAACTCCACCCCCTGTCTCTACATTACGCAAGTGAGTACTCCCCAATCTGCAATTCCCAATTTACGTTTCATCAAGGGTGCTGGGGCGGCTAGAGGACGCGTCACCGCTAATGCTTATGTTGTCAATGACTCCCAACGGAAACCAGAACAACTGCCCAAAGGCGTAATTTTAGTGGTACCAGCAATTACACCTGATTGGTTGTCGTTAGTAGAACAAGCCGTTGGTATTGTCACAGTCCAAGGAGGTGTAACTAGTCATGCAGCGATTTTGGCCAGGGAATTGGGTATTCCAGCCGTTGTGAATGTAGCAGATGCCACCTTACTAATTCCCAATGGTGAACGATTGCTAATAGATGGCGATCGCGGAGAGGTATATTTACTAAAAGCAGATGAAGCCACTACGGTAGAAAATCCACACCAGCAACCTCTGACTCCACCATTTCACCCTGTTGTTAGCAGGCAAATGCCAATGATTGCTACCCAACTGCTGGTTAACCTCAGTCAACCTAGTCTAATTGAACAAGTGCAGAACTTGCCTGTAGATGGGGTGGGATTATTGCGTTCAGAGTTGATGTTAGTACCTTTACTCAAAGGTCAGCATCCGAATTTTTGGCTTTTGGATGGGCGGAAATCAGAATTATTAGAGCAGTGGTCTGAGCATATTATCCAGTTTGCCCGCGCCTTTGCCCCCCGACCGGTTTTTTATCGCTCTTTAGATTGGCGATCGCACGAGTTATCAGCAAATAATTCCCAATCTGCGCCTCAGTCAATTTTGGGCGATCGCGGTACATTTAGTTATGTCCGCAATTCTGATGTTTTTGAATTAGAACTTACAGCGATCGCTAATGCCCAAAAAGCTGGTTATGATAACATTCACTTATTATTGCCCTTCGTTCGCAGTGTAGGCGAATTTACCTTCTGTCGCCAAAAAGCAGAACAGTTCGGACTTACCCAAATTCCCCAGTTTCAATTATGGATGATGGCGGAAGTCCCCAGCGTCTTATTTTTACTACCTGAATACGTCAAAGCCGGGGTAGCGGGTATATCCATCGGCACAAACGACTTGACACAATTGCTATTAGGCGCAGACAGGGAACAAAGCGACATCACCAAAGTTTTAAATGAACGCCACCCGGCTGTCATGGCTGCTATTGCCCAACTAATCCAAATGTCCCAAACTGCCGGCATACCTTGTTCTATCTGCGGTCAAGCACCAGCAATATATCCAGAAATCATCGATCAATTGGTGCAATGGGGTATCACATCGATTTCCGTGGAACCAGAAGCAGTAGAAAGGACATATCAGGCGATCGCTCGTGCTGAACACCGCTTACTATTACAAGCAGCACGCCGACAGGTGGGAGAGCGTGGTTAA
- a CDS encoding segregation/condensation protein A, with product MDASELLETITLLIEQAEQGEIDPWDVKVIEVIDRYLELMTPKTTARGYESDLSQSGQAFLSASMLVLFKANTLMQLSTAEDLEDIEDGLLAENGDGLFHQTHRLPLERVLRRRPAAMPPPKRRVTLQELIAQLQIMANQLKLVQKVSKPERPKRQPTVKAMREALELAHQENLTEVAGELEQVLHFSAKELLLEQNYLNLEQLVQLWTQTKQSHQLSAHESVNSHLVSVFWALLLLSAQSKVELVQEEFYQEVRIRLLSDSANTYQSLEQPIN from the coding sequence ATGGATGCTTCCGAGCTATTAGAAACGATCACTCTCTTAATTGAGCAAGCAGAACAAGGAGAAATAGATCCTTGGGATGTCAAAGTTATTGAGGTGATTGACCGTTATTTAGAACTAATGACACCAAAGACCACTGCCAGAGGTTATGAATCTGACTTGTCTCAATCTGGACAGGCTTTTTTATCAGCCTCCATGCTGGTATTATTCAAGGCTAATACCTTGATGCAATTATCAACAGCAGAAGATTTAGAAGATATTGAGGATGGTCTATTAGCAGAGAATGGAGATGGCTTATTCCATCAAACCCATCGTTTACCCTTAGAGCGAGTTTTACGACGGCGACCCGCCGCGATGCCACCACCAAAACGCCGTGTCACGTTGCAAGAGTTGATCGCCCAATTGCAAATCATGGCGAACCAACTCAAACTAGTACAAAAAGTTAGTAAGCCGGAACGTCCCAAACGTCAGCCTACCGTCAAAGCTATGCGGGAAGCGCTAGAGTTAGCGCACCAAGAAAATTTGACGGAGGTAGCTGGTGAATTGGAACAAGTACTGCATTTTTCGGCCAAAGAACTGTTGTTAGAACAAAATTACTTAAATTTAGAACAACTCGTACAGTTGTGGACTCAGACAAAGCAATCACACCAATTATCAGCCCATGAATCTGTAAACAGTCACCTAGTTAGCGTGTTCTGGGCTTTATTGCTATTATCGGCACAATCTAAGGTAGAGCTAGTTCAGGAGGAATTTTATCAAGAGGTAAGAATCCGCTTGCTCTCAGATTCAGCAAACACCTACCAATCATTGGAGCAACCAATAAACTGA